One part of the Paenibacillus silvisoli genome encodes these proteins:
- a CDS encoding TnsA endonuclease N-terminal domain-containing protein, protein MAKRRTSTTASSIARRIREGRGEGHLAAYKPWLTIHDVPSSGVVTRILGWKSGRLHHYLSEHLELAHHYQMEWAKDVCDIREQFPLLPLERTLFIAQKLGIRHPVDAKTKHPVVMTSDMVLTIRNGDDICFAAHSIKPLKKLKKRALEKLQIEKQFFKDQGIGWSLITEKQINYDLVRNVEWLHSERTLDGHMHITPSLVNYLEPLLFQAISQSNDPLTDVTMEQDQVHDLPGGTCIQIVKHLVANRLWIVDMTKRILPTMNRLEIVAPQLTGGNA, encoded by the coding sequence GGCGTACTAGCACAACGGCATCATCAATTGCTAGAAGAATTCGCGAGGGAAGAGGGGAAGGACATCTGGCTGCGTATAAACCATGGCTCACTATTCATGATGTTCCTTCAAGCGGAGTTGTAACACGTATTCTTGGTTGGAAGAGTGGCCGGCTGCATCACTACCTGTCAGAACACTTAGAGTTAGCCCACCATTATCAAATGGAGTGGGCGAAAGATGTCTGTGATATACGTGAACAGTTCCCACTATTACCTTTGGAAAGAACGCTTTTCATTGCGCAAAAGCTAGGTATCAGGCATCCGGTGGATGCAAAAACTAAGCACCCTGTTGTTATGACATCTGATATGGTTCTGACAATTAGAAATGGAGATGATATATGTTTTGCAGCTCATTCAATCAAACCGTTAAAAAAACTAAAGAAACGTGCACTGGAAAAGCTACAAATTGAAAAGCAGTTTTTTAAGGATCAAGGAATTGGATGGTCACTTATAACTGAAAAACAAATTAATTATGATCTTGTTCGAAATGTGGAATGGCTGCACTCAGAACGAACGTTAGACGGTCATATGCATATTACACCTAGTCTCGTGAATTACCTTGAGCCGTTACTTTTTCAAGCAATTTCTCAAAGTAACGATCCGCTTACAGATGTCACTATGGAACAAGATCAGGTGCATGATTTACCAGGGGGAACATGTATTCAGATTGTAAAGCACCTTGTTGCAAATCGTCTGTGGATTGTAGACATGACAAAACGTATTCTGCCTACAATGAACCGACTTGAAAT